In Streptomyces erythrochromogenes, the DNA window CCGCGGACGGCTTGAAGGCGGCCCGGTACCCCTCGGCGGCCTCCAGCACGGTCGCCGGGCTGACGTGGTAATTGGCGGCGAACCGCAGCCCGTTGCGGCCGGCGGTCTCCGCGCTGACCCCGCCGCTGCTGCCCAGGATCCACACCTGTACGTCGGCCCCCTCACCGGGGACGGCGTGCGCCTCCACGCCCTCCGGGGTGCGGTACTCACCGCGCAGCAGGGCGAGGACGTCGTCGATCTGCTCGGCGTAGTCCTGAGGCACGGCGCCGGGCAGGTTCAGCAGCCTCTGCTGGAGCGCCACCCGCGGATGGCCCAGCAGGTGCGCGAAGGAGAACCGGCCCGGTATGCGCAGCCCGCCCGGGGTGTACCCGTCCACGACCGGGGTGACGGGCGGCGCGGGCTCGCCGGACCGCGCCGGCGGCGCGCCCGCCGAGCGGCCCAGGCCCAGGTCCAGCCGCCCCGGGTGCAGGGCGTCGATCAGGCCGAATTCCTCGACCGTCGACAGCGCGGTGCGGTGGCCGAGCTGGACGGCCCCGGAGCCGATCCGGATGGTGCTCGTCGCCGAGGCGGTCAGGGCCAGCACCACGGCGGGCGAGGTCCCGGCGACCCCCGGGTTCAGGTGGTGCTCGGCGAACCAGTAGCGGGCGTAGCCGAAGGCCTCCGTCCGCCGGGCGAGGTCGATGCTGTGGTGGAGGGCCTCGGCGGCGGTGGAACCGGACGGGACCGGGACGAGGTCGAGGACCCCGAGGGGGATGCCGGACATGGCCTGGCTCCTTGGAAGTCGGGAAAGGAAGGATCGGGGATCTCGCGGCGCAGCACCGGGGCGATCTCCGACTGGAAGAGTTCGAGCGAGGCGCGGTGTTCCGCCGTGGAGAGCCCGCCCGCCTCGGCCTGGAGGTGCAGGGCGGTGTGGCCGAACTCCCCGTGGTAGCGGTGGACCTTCTCGATCACCTGCTGCGGGCTGCCGATCAGCGCGGAGCTCCGCTCGACGAAGTCCTCCAGGGTCGGGAAGACGGGCTCCAGACCCTGTTGCTCGTGGAAGGCGAGATAGCGCGCGAACGCCGGCCGGTACGCCCGGACCGCCTGCTGCGAGGTGGGGGCCGCGTGGTAGCCGGCCGTGCCCGCGCCGACGACCGCGTGCGCCGGATCGTGCCCGTAGTGCTCCCAGCGCTCCCGGTAGTACCGGATCAACTCGGCGTACGGGCCGATCGGATGGGTGACGTTCGCCGAGAACAGGGGATCCCCGTAGCGTGCCGCGAGATCGACGGACTCCCGGCTCGTGGCACTGCCGTGCCAGACCCGCAGGTTCCGCTGGAACGGCCTGGGCAGCACCTCCGCCCCCGCCAGGGCGGGGCGGAACCGCGGCTCGGCGGTCACCTTGTCCTCGCGCCAGATGCGCCGGAACAGCTCGTAGCCCTCGGCGTTGCGCTCCCACTGGTCCTCGGGCGTCACGTGGAACAGCTCGCGCTGCGCCGTGCCGTTGCCCTTGCCGATCATCAGCTCCAGACGCCCGTCGGAGAGGTGGTCGAGCGTCGCGTAGTCC includes these proteins:
- a CDS encoding LLM class flavin-dependent oxidoreductase yields the protein MKFLAVTLITDSRDPVTGALTPTRERFREVVAAAELAEELGFDGFGVGERHERPFLSSSPPVVLGHIAALTRRIRLFTAVTTLSLLDPVRAYEDYATLDHLSDGRLELMIGKGNGTAQRELFHVTPEDQWERNAEGYELFRRIWREDKVTAEPRFRPALAGAEVLPRPFQRNLRVWHGSATSRESVDLAARYGDPLFSANVTHPIGPYAELIRYYRERWEHYGHDPAHAVVGAGTAGYHAAPTSQQAVRAYRPAFARYLAFHEQQGLEPVFPTLEDFVERSSALIGSPQQVIEKVHRYHGEFGHTALHLQAEAGGLSTAEHRASLELFQSEIAPVLRREIPDPSFPDFQGARPCPASPSGSSTSSRSRPVPPPPRPSTTASTSPGGRRPSATPATGSPSTT
- a CDS encoding LLM class flavin-dependent oxidoreductase, producing MDGYTPGGLRIPGRFSFAHLLGHPRVALQQRLLNLPGAVPQDYAEQIDDVLALLRGEYRTPEGVEAHAVPGEGADVQVWILGSSGGVSAETAGRNGLRFAANYHVSPATVLEAAEGYRAAFKPSAELDRPYVTVSADVVVAEDDPTARELAAGYAPWVRSIRTAEGAIPYPTPAQARALPWTDADRELVADRVETQFVGSPQTVADHLERLQEATGADELLITTITHGHADRVRSYRLLAEEWARRGRH